TAATTAACCAGAATGCCGCCCGCGAGGGAGAGAACGGCAAGCAGGGCGACGCAGAACACCATGATCGATGTGCCTTCATGATGCGGATGCTCCAGTTTGGATTCACCCAGGAAAATAAGTCTGAATATTCTGAAGAGGTAAATGATAGTCATGACAGCTCCGAAAAGAAACATCAGGGAAACATAGATGTGTTCCTGCGCTGCTCCAGTCAGTACCATATATTTACTCCAGAATCCTCCGAAGGGAGGAATTCCCATTACAGATAGGGAACAGAATAAAAAAGAAAATGCGGTGATCGGCATCTGCTGGAAAAGTCCGCCCATTTTAGTGATATCCTTTGTCTTTGCGCTGTGCTCTACTATGCCTGCGCAGAGGAAGAGGCCGGCCTTGGCGAGGCCGTGCATCAGGATATAGAGCAGTC
This DNA window, taken from Candidatus Wallbacteria bacterium, encodes the following:
- a CDS encoding proton-conducting transporter membrane subunit; amino-acid sequence: LPFQTWLPDAGVAPSPVTALLHAAVLVKIGVYVFARLFIVTLILSAFWQSAILFIVGLSALISAGAAMIETDMKRIIAYSTISQIGFIFLGLAAGNELAIAGGLLYILMHGLAKAGLFLCAGIVEHSAKTKDITKMGGLFQQMPITAFSFLFCSLSVMGIPPFGGFWSKYMVLTGAAQEHIYVSLMFLFGAVMTIIYLFRIFRLIFLGESKLEHPHHEGTSIMVFCVALLAVLSLAGGILVNYPGWLVQSAVIQMLVIAK